A genomic segment from Bradyrhizobium sp. ISRA430 encodes:
- a CDS encoding DMT family transporter has translation MGEISGVLAAVLSSALGGTSIGATRYLVSSIDPLAIGSFRFGIGFLLLLPLTILRGDRWPQRADWAAAAALGVLFFALFPILFNASLIFTTAARGALALSTLPLLTLAIGSALGSEALTLRKSIGVVVATLGVAIALLTDLTSAPSGAWRGDLLMVAAALCMALYGIWSKPLIRRSSPIAFTTMSMAAGAACLVVLSYLRGSFAPVAGFGAPQWLAAFYLGAFGAALTFYLWAFALERTTPTRVAISVTVNPITASLVGAYLLHEPLRWNLAAGIVTVFAGIWIATTTGARIQTAGASASNRS, from the coding sequence ATGGGCGAGATCTCCGGCGTCCTGGCCGCCGTGCTGTCGAGTGCGCTGGGCGGCACCTCGATCGGCGCCACGCGCTATCTCGTGAGTAGCATCGACCCGCTTGCGATCGGCTCGTTCCGTTTCGGCATCGGCTTTCTGCTATTGTTGCCGTTGACGATCCTGCGCGGCGATCGCTGGCCGCAGCGAGCAGACTGGGCCGCCGCGGCCGCGCTCGGTGTTCTGTTCTTCGCCCTGTTTCCGATTCTGTTCAACGCATCGCTGATCTTCACGACCGCAGCGCGCGGGGCGCTCGCTTTGTCGACGCTTCCCCTGCTGACGCTGGCGATCGGCTCCGCGCTCGGCAGCGAAGCGCTGACATTGCGCAAATCTATCGGCGTCGTCGTTGCAACGCTGGGCGTTGCGATCGCGCTGCTCACCGACCTGACTTCGGCGCCATCAGGCGCCTGGCGTGGTGATCTGCTGATGGTCGCTGCCGCGCTGTGCATGGCGCTGTACGGTATCTGGTCGAAGCCGCTGATCCGGCGCTCCAGTCCGATCGCCTTCACGACGATGAGTATGGCAGCAGGCGCGGCCTGTCTCGTCGTGCTCTCCTATCTCCGCGGCAGTTTCGCGCCGGTCGCGGGCTTCGGCGCGCCGCAATGGCTGGCGGCCTTCTATCTCGGCGCCTTCGGTGCCGCGCTGACGTTCTATCTCTGGGCCTTCGCGCTCGAACGAACGACGCCGACGCGGGTGGCGATCTCGGTGACGGTCAATCCGATCACGGCATCGCTGGTCGGCGCTTACCTTCTGCACGAGCCGTTGCGCTGGAATCTGGCGGCCGGCATCGTTACGGTGTTTGCCGGGATCTGGATCGCCACGACAACGGGCGCGCGCATTCAGACTGCCGGCGCCTCCGCCTCAAACCGATCCTGA
- a CDS encoding LysR family transcriptional regulator: MTAPDLDPDLLKAFLAVAEHRSFTRAAAVLNRTQSAVSVQIRRLEERLGTRLFHRTRAGVAPTSAGEELLGYARRILALNAEAVGAVRARKIDGVVRLGVMDDYGTIVIPPLLASFAKSHPQVRVEIETGLTATMPARLGEAYDLVIAMHPQGRGDGELLRREQAVWAATASYPAQAKVPLPVALYPPGCLFRQWAAEALDAAGRPWRLAFVSRTLAAVEAIAAQGLAVTVVKAGTLPARLRRLCERDGLPPLPAADIRLHRARNLSRSGALLADHLCWSISESAPIC; this comes from the coding sequence ATGACCGCACCCGATCTCGATCCCGACCTTCTGAAGGCCTTTCTCGCCGTCGCGGAGCATCGCTCGTTCACCCGTGCCGCGGCGGTGCTCAACCGGACCCAATCGGCCGTGAGCGTTCAGATCAGGCGCCTGGAAGAGCGGCTCGGCACAAGACTATTCCACCGCACGAGAGCGGGCGTAGCACCAACCTCGGCCGGTGAAGAGCTGCTCGGATATGCGCGCCGCATTCTCGCGCTCAATGCCGAGGCGGTCGGCGCTGTCCGCGCGCGCAAAATCGACGGCGTGGTCCGCCTCGGCGTGATGGATGATTACGGCACCATCGTCATTCCGCCATTGCTGGCGAGCTTTGCCAAGAGCCATCCGCAAGTCCGGGTCGAGATCGAGACCGGATTGACCGCAACGATGCCGGCCCGGCTCGGCGAGGCCTACGACCTCGTCATTGCCATGCATCCGCAAGGCCGCGGTGACGGCGAGCTGCTGCGACGCGAGCAGGCGGTCTGGGCGGCCACCGCCTCGTATCCCGCCCAGGCGAAGGTTCCGCTGCCCGTTGCGCTCTACCCGCCGGGATGCCTGTTTCGCCAATGGGCCGCGGAGGCCCTCGATGCCGCCGGCCGGCCCTGGCGCCTTGCCTTTGTCAGCCGAACCCTTGCGGCGGTGGAAGCGATCGCGGCCCAAGGCCTCGCGGTGACAGTGGTGAAGGCCGGTACCCTGCCTGCCCGCCTTCGGCGCCTCTGCGAGCGTGATGGCTTGCCGCCGCTGCCTGCGGCGGACATCCGTCTTCACCGTGCGCGCAACCTTTCGCGCTCAGGCGCGCTCTTGGCGGATCATTTGTGCTGGAGCATTTCAGAATCGGCTCCCATATGTTGA
- a CDS encoding site-2 protease family protein codes for MNISFYDLSVWVLPLVIAITFHEAAHGFVAHRLGDDTAWKLGRVSFNPLRHIDPFGTLILPAMLLFAHSPFLFGYARPVPVNFRKLNNPRLDMVWVALAGPVTNILLALAAALAFHALPWVPASSAKWVVDNLKNALVINVVLAVFNMMPIPPLDGGRVAVGLLPRPLALPLARLEPFGMLILIGLLILLPLAGSQFGLNLDVISAILGTLTGYVIQAVLLLTGNA; via the coding sequence GTGAACATCTCCTTCTATGACCTTTCGGTCTGGGTGCTGCCGCTGGTGATCGCCATCACCTTCCACGAGGCGGCACACGGCTTCGTAGCGCACCGTCTCGGCGACGACACGGCCTGGAAACTCGGCCGCGTCAGCTTCAATCCGCTCCGGCATATCGACCCGTTCGGCACCCTGATCCTGCCGGCGATGCTGCTGTTTGCCCACTCGCCGTTCCTGTTCGGCTATGCCAGGCCGGTGCCGGTGAATTTCCGCAAGCTCAACAATCCAAGGCTCGACATGGTCTGGGTGGCGCTCGCGGGTCCCGTCACCAACATCCTGCTGGCGCTCGCGGCGGCCCTCGCGTTCCATGCCCTGCCCTGGGTGCCGGCCAGTTCGGCGAAATGGGTGGTCGACAACCTCAAGAACGCACTCGTGATCAACGTAGTGCTGGCGGTGTTCAACATGATGCCGATCCCGCCGCTCGATGGTGGACGGGTCGCGGTCGGGCTGTTGCCGCGTCCGCTCGCCCTGCCGCTGGCGCGGCTCGAACCATTCGGCATGCTGATCCTGATCGGACTGCTGATCCTGCTACCGCTGGCAGGTTCGCAGTTCGGTCTAAATCTTGATGTTATTTCAGCAATACTGGGAACG